In Deinococcus maricopensis DSM 21211, one genomic interval encodes:
- a CDS encoding SDR family oxidoreductase, with translation MNITNNTILITGGNSGIGRGLAEALHARGNTVIITGRRQATLDEVVTANPGMIAYPLDVQDPAGITALASTVTRAHPELNVLINNAGIMKAERVQHDADTRVAEDTISTNLLGPIRLIHAFLPHLLGRPNATIINTSSGLATVPLALTPTYSATKAAIHAYTEALRYQLRGTSVEVKELTPPYVATELMAGGTHDPHAMPLADFIQEVMAILTDQPDVPEICVDRVRPLRDAVANGQYATIFEGLNHAMQHLDS, from the coding sequence ATGAACATCACGAACAACACCATCCTGATCACCGGCGGCAACTCGGGCATCGGTCGTGGCCTCGCAGAAGCGCTGCACGCGCGCGGCAACACCGTCATCATCACCGGGCGTCGCCAGGCCACCCTGGACGAGGTGGTGACCGCGAACCCCGGCATGATCGCGTACCCTCTTGACGTGCAGGACCCGGCAGGCATTACCGCGCTTGCCAGCACCGTCACGCGCGCGCACCCGGAACTGAACGTGCTCATCAACAACGCCGGCATCATGAAAGCCGAGCGCGTGCAGCACGACGCGGACACCCGCGTGGCCGAAGACACCATCAGCACCAACCTGCTCGGCCCGATCCGCCTGATCCACGCGTTCCTGCCGCACCTGCTGGGGCGCCCGAACGCGACCATCATCAACACCTCCTCGGGGCTCGCCACCGTCCCGCTGGCGCTGACGCCCACGTACTCCGCCACCAAGGCCGCCATTCACGCGTACACCGAAGCGCTGCGCTACCAGCTGCGCGGCACGTCCGTGGAGGTCAAGGAACTCACGCCGCCGTACGTCGCCACGGAGCTAATGGCGGGCGGCACCCACGACCCGCACGCCATGCCGCTCGCGGACTTCATTCAGGAGGTCATGGCGATCCTCACCGACCAGCCGGACGTGCCGGAAATCTGCGTGGACCGCGTGCGGCCCCTGCGGGACGCCGTGGCGAACGGCCAGTACGCGACCATCTTCGAGGGCCTGAACCACGCCATGCAGCACCTCGACAGCTGA
- a CDS encoding gluconeogenesis factor YvcK family protein, producing the protein MRAFSVHPDAPVQARRAVKWLAPGMGVKRWVTLFVACAALLALGFMHLVWTGPLHFVATRWILRLNALVEPGPVPLWVAGAVVMALAFVGAVWSVLMLNRSLLYATGTSPSMAVDVIYSRRSLSRGARIVAIGGGTGLSNLLAGLKAHTGNITAIVTVADDGGSSGRLREALDMIAPGDLTDCLAALSDSPVLARLLLHRFRRGEGLEGHTFGNLMLATLSEEQGGLQDAMSELHEVLNICGRVYPATTKPATLLAHLEDGSVIAGESQLAVERAGRGVTHITLEPPDLPALPAVLEAIASADMIVLGPGSLFTSLIPAILVPDVAHALRASSAPIVYVASLMTEPGETDGLTLEEHERMIARHLNRAPDVVLVNSAPIPLGVRERYSREGAHVLGTHGYLSGALRRRVRYAPVLQQGHARHDPAKLAAALLALLSELPHAHPDE; encoded by the coding sequence ATGCGCGCGTTCAGCGTTCACCCGGACGCGCCGGTGCAGGCGCGCCGCGCCGTGAAGTGGCTCGCGCCGGGCATGGGCGTCAAACGCTGGGTGACGCTGTTCGTGGCGTGCGCGGCGCTGCTGGCGCTGGGGTTCATGCACCTGGTGTGGACGGGGCCGCTGCATTTCGTGGCGACGCGCTGGATTCTGCGGTTGAATGCGCTGGTCGAGCCGGGGCCGGTGCCGCTGTGGGTGGCGGGCGCGGTCGTGATGGCGTTGGCGTTCGTGGGCGCGGTGTGGTCGGTGCTGATGCTGAACCGTTCGCTGCTGTACGCGACGGGCACCAGCCCGAGCATGGCGGTGGACGTGATCTATTCGCGGCGGTCCCTGTCGCGCGGCGCGCGCATCGTGGCGATTGGCGGCGGTACGGGGCTGAGCAACCTGCTGGCGGGCCTAAAGGCGCACACCGGGAACATCACGGCGATTGTGACGGTCGCGGACGACGGTGGGTCGTCCGGGCGGCTGCGCGAGGCGCTGGACATGATCGCGCCGGGGGACCTCACGGACTGCCTCGCGGCGCTCAGTGACAGTCCGGTGCTGGCGCGGCTGCTGCTGCACCGCTTTCGGCGCGGGGAGGGCCTGGAGGGGCATACGTTCGGGAACCTGATGCTCGCGACGCTCAGTGAGGAGCAGGGCGGCCTGCAGGACGCCATGAGTGAACTGCACGAGGTGCTGAACATCTGCGGGCGCGTGTACCCGGCCACGACGAAGCCGGCGACGCTGCTCGCGCACCTGGAGGACGGCAGCGTCATCGCCGGGGAGAGTCAGCTGGCGGTGGAGCGCGCGGGGCGGGGCGTGACGCACATCACGCTGGAGCCGCCGGACCTGCCGGCGCTGCCGGCCGTGCTGGAGGCGATCGCGTCGGCGGACATGATCGTGCTCGGGCCGGGGAGTCTGTTCACGAGCCTGATTCCGGCGATTCTGGTGCCGGACGTGGCGCACGCGCTGCGCGCGTCCTCGGCGCCGATCGTGTACGTGGCGAGCCTGATGACCGAGCCGGGCGAGACGGACGGGCTGACGCTCGAGGAGCATGAGCGGATGATCGCTCGGCACCTGAACCGCGCGCCGGACGTGGTGCTGGTGAACAGCGCGCCGATTCCGCTGGGCGTGCGTGAGCGGTACAGCCGTGAGGGCGCGCACGTGCTCGGCACGCACGGGTACCTGAGTGGCGCGTTGCGCCGGCGGGTGCGGTACGCGCCGGTGCTGCAGCAGGGGCACGCGCGGCACGATCCGGCGAAGCTGGCGGCGGCGCTGCTGGCATTGCTGTCGGAGCTGCCGCACGCGCACCCGGACGAGTGA
- a CDS encoding ABC transporter ATP-binding protein, protein MITLENVTKTFPSGEGVIRALDAVNYTFGPGLTAVVGPSGSGKSTLLNLLAGFDTPTGGRVVVDGTDLGALGEAGRADFRLARYGFVFQNYNLVQILSAAENVEFPMALAGVPARERRERSTALLARVGLAGRAGHLPAKLSGGEQQRVAIARALALEPGILLADEPTGNLDSRTGESILELLVAPARAGKTVVLITHDADVAARADHVVRVRDGRIERVEDHVPAH, encoded by the coding sequence ATGATCACGCTGGAGAACGTCACGAAGACCTTCCCGAGCGGGGAGGGCGTCATTCGCGCGCTGGACGCCGTGAACTACACGTTCGGGCCGGGCCTGACGGCGGTGGTGGGCCCGTCGGGCAGTGGGAAGAGCACGCTGCTGAACCTGCTCGCGGGGTTCGACACGCCCACGGGTGGGCGCGTCGTCGTGGACGGCACGGACCTGGGCGCGCTGGGCGAGGCGGGCCGTGCGGACTTCCGGCTGGCGCGGTACGGGTTCGTGTTCCAGAACTACAACCTCGTGCAGATCCTGTCGGCCGCGGAGAACGTGGAGTTCCCGATGGCGCTGGCGGGCGTGCCGGCGCGGGAGCGGCGTGAGCGGTCCACGGCGCTGCTGGCGCGTGTGGGCCTGGCGGGCCGCGCGGGGCACCTGCCGGCGAAGCTGAGCGGCGGGGAGCAGCAGCGCGTGGCGATTGCGCGCGCGCTGGCGCTGGAGCCGGGCATTCTGCTGGCGGACGAGCCGACCGGGAACCTGGACTCCCGCACGGGCGAGAGCATCCTGGAGTTGCTGGTGGCGCCCGCGCGCGCCGGCAAGACGGTCGTGCTGATCACGCACGACGCGGACGTGGCGGCGCGCGCGGACCACGTGGTGCGCGTCCGCGACGGCCGCATCGAGCGGGTGGAGGACCACGTGCCCGCGCACTGA
- a CDS encoding ABC transporter permease produces the protein MKRSDLWGFAVRGLTRRPVRTLLTALGIMVAVASMVIFLSLGEGLRKVFTSELGGIGPDLQVSLNGLNQGLAVQPNLPLSTAADVERLSGEFGFQQVTPVVMSVRGGLDPSQSFVLYGLPAAQGIQAVFPKAQVASGRALRAGDTGVAVVGAKAAENANLKVGSTLRLNRRSAVRVEGVLGTSGGLTDSFIFLPLETLQRAIGAEDRLSLVAVKLREPTRAKATAQALAERLNLEVQTQADFLSFIERALRISDAVRFGISLIALIVGGLAVANTVMMGVFERTREFGTLRAMGARPGFVSQVVLTESLLLSLIGGVGGVVLGLLGILGVNAYTQNLANISAAALTPRLVLLALGVSLLLGLMAGLLPARSAGRLRITDALGRV, from the coding sequence GTGAAACGGTCGGATCTGTGGGGGTTCGCGGTGCGTGGGCTGACGCGGCGTCCGGTGCGGACGCTGCTGACGGCGCTCGGCATCATGGTGGCGGTGGCGAGCATGGTGATCTTCCTGTCGCTCGGGGAGGGGCTGCGCAAGGTGTTCACGTCGGAACTGGGCGGCATTGGCCCGGACCTGCAGGTGAGCCTGAACGGCCTGAATCAGGGGCTGGCGGTGCAGCCGAACCTGCCGCTCAGTACCGCCGCGGACGTGGAGCGCCTGTCTGGGGAGTTCGGGTTCCAGCAGGTCACGCCGGTCGTGATGAGCGTGCGCGGTGGACTGGACCCGTCGCAGTCGTTCGTGCTGTACGGCCTGCCGGCCGCGCAGGGCATCCAGGCGGTGTTCCCGAAAGCGCAGGTGGCGAGTGGGCGGGCGCTGCGCGCCGGGGACACGGGCGTGGCGGTGGTGGGGGCCAAGGCCGCCGAGAACGCGAACCTGAAGGTGGGCAGTACCCTGCGCCTGAATCGCCGCTCGGCGGTGCGGGTGGAGGGCGTGCTGGGCACGTCCGGGGGCCTCACGGATTCGTTCATCTTCCTGCCGCTGGAGACGCTGCAGCGCGCGATCGGCGCGGAGGACCGCCTGTCGCTGGTGGCCGTGAAGCTGCGGGAGCCGACGCGCGCCAAAGCGACCGCGCAGGCGCTCGCGGAGCGCCTGAACCTGGAGGTGCAGACGCAGGCGGACTTCCTGAGCTTCATTGAGCGGGCGCTGCGCATCAGCGACGCGGTGCGGTTCGGCATCAGCCTGATCGCGCTGATCGTCGGGGGGCTGGCGGTGGCGAACACGGTCATGATGGGCGTGTTCGAGCGCACGCGGGAGTTCGGGACGCTGCGCGCCATGGGCGCCCGGCCTGGGTTCGTGAGTCAGGTGGTGCTGACCGAGAGCCTGCTGCTTTCGTTGATCGGCGGCGTGGGCGGCGTGGTGCTCGGGCTGCTCGGTATCCTGGGCGTGAACGCGTACACCCAGAACCTCGCGAACATCAGCGCGGCGGCGCTGACGCCGCGTCTGGTGCTGCTGGCGCTGGGCGTGTCGCTGTTGCTGGGCCTGATGGCGGGGCTGCTGCCGGCGCGGTCGGCGGGGCGGCTGCGCATCACGGACGCGTTGGGGCGGGTCTGA
- the rapZ gene encoding RNase adapter RapZ, whose amino-acid sequence MQFTVLSGLSGAGKSTAMRALEDAGFFVTDNLPPELWVAMYDLSRASGAQRVAVVTDARTREFLPALEGSWQRLSRREGVRVVFLEATDEVLLRRYNLTRRAHPMGEHSLMADFDRERALLAPLRALADVVIDTTDLDARAFTDRLRGLFDLQSSFDLRLISFGFKHAPPRDADLVLDMRGLPNPHYDPVLRPKSGLDADVAAYVFNGPDSEAYYAHVQEFVRASADAARRGGRHSYSVAIGCTGGQHRSVAVAERLCRDLHDLGARVIAHRDVQRGEDDAAMPVAPREGV is encoded by the coding sequence ATGCAGTTCACCGTGCTGTCAGGCCTGAGCGGCGCCGGCAAGAGCACCGCCATGCGGGCCCTGGAAGACGCCGGCTTTTTCGTCACCGACAACCTTCCCCCGGAACTCTGGGTGGCGATGTACGACCTGAGCCGCGCGTCCGGCGCGCAGCGCGTCGCGGTCGTCACGGACGCCCGCACGCGCGAGTTCCTGCCGGCCCTGGAGGGCAGCTGGCAGCGTCTCTCGCGGCGTGAGGGCGTGCGCGTGGTGTTCCTGGAAGCGACGGATGAGGTGCTGCTGCGCCGGTACAACCTGACGCGCCGCGCGCACCCGATGGGTGAACACAGCCTGATGGCGGACTTCGACCGGGAGCGGGCGCTGCTGGCGCCGCTGCGGGCGCTCGCGGACGTCGTGATCGACACGACGGACCTGGACGCGCGGGCGTTCACGGACCGGCTGCGGGGGCTGTTCGACCTGCAGTCGAGTTTCGACCTGCGGCTGATCAGTTTCGGGTTCAAGCATGCGCCGCCGCGCGACGCGGACCTCGTGCTGGACATGCGCGGCCTCCCGAACCCGCACTATGACCCGGTGCTGCGCCCCAAGTCCGGTCTGGATGCGGACGTGGCGGCGTACGTGTTCAACGGGCCGGACAGCGAGGCGTACTACGCGCACGTGCAGGAGTTCGTGCGCGCGAGCGCAGACGCGGCGCGCCGCGGCGGGCGGCACAGTTACAGCGTCGCCATCGGCTGCACGGGCGGGCAGCACCGCAGTGTGGCCGTGGCGGAGCGGCTGTGCCGGGACCTGCATGACCTGGGGGCGCGCGTGATTGCGCACCGGGACGTGCAGCGCGGCGAGGACGACGCGGCGATGCCGGTGGCGCCCCGGGAAGGCGTGTGA
- a CDS encoding DUF4127 family protein has product MNAKALLLAALLGTASAQTLVPLDSRPATHDLPARIAGLPGGHVNVPPAELLGNATRGADHAALTAWLAAQPGDAPLIVALDAFAYGGLVQSRTSPLSVDEALARLEPVRAWQQRTGGAVYAFITLPREPDAKDRARNYAVAQRMLTWARDGVFRELHVTWDDAKTGSPSPAEGARLAQDAPANVRVYPGADEVLSLLVARALAPETRTVAVEYSDPQKADAVIQYEGIPLKRSVELHALAGGFALAPAGEGADATLYVFNGGDPRRAALRVSQLLRRGPVAVADVEKVNTGNPRTWADLQTLRQTANLLSLAAWGTPGNNLGTALAHAKVQLRAAQPGTGNAQRQDELLAREFANDVTYSARVRAALRAAIPEAQLGSAAAQTTLLNLARAQFPLRIGRTYTLEDASLPWGRSFEWDFDLQPQE; this is encoded by the coding sequence ATGAACGCCAAGGCCCTCCTTCTCGCCGCCCTCCTCGGCACCGCGAGCGCCCAGACGCTCGTCCCCCTCGACTCCCGCCCTGCCACGCACGACCTGCCCGCCCGCATCGCTGGCCTGCCCGGCGGGCACGTGAACGTTCCCCCCGCCGAACTGCTCGGCAACGCCACGCGCGGCGCCGACCACGCCGCCCTCACCGCCTGGCTCGCCGCGCAGCCCGGCGACGCGCCCCTGATCGTCGCGCTCGACGCGTTCGCGTACGGCGGCCTCGTGCAGTCCCGCACCAGCCCCCTCAGCGTCGACGAGGCCCTCGCGCGCCTCGAACCGGTCCGCGCGTGGCAGCAGCGCACCGGCGGCGCCGTGTACGCCTTCATCACGCTGCCGCGCGAACCGGACGCCAAGGACCGCGCCCGCAACTACGCCGTCGCCCAGCGCATGCTCACCTGGGCGCGCGACGGCGTATTCCGCGAACTGCACGTCACCTGGGACGACGCGAAGACCGGCTCCCCGTCCCCCGCTGAGGGGGCGCGCCTCGCGCAGGACGCCCCCGCGAACGTCCGCGTGTACCCCGGCGCGGACGAGGTCCTCAGCCTCCTCGTCGCCCGCGCGCTCGCACCCGAGACGCGTACCGTCGCCGTCGAGTACAGCGACCCCCAAAAGGCCGACGCGGTCATTCAGTACGAGGGCATCCCCCTCAAGCGCAGCGTCGAGCTGCACGCCCTCGCGGGCGGCTTCGCGCTCGCGCCCGCCGGCGAAGGCGCGGACGCCACCTTGTATGTCTTCAACGGCGGCGACCCGCGCCGCGCTGCGCTGCGCGTCAGCCAGCTGCTCCGCCGCGGCCCCGTCGCTGTTGCGGACGTCGAGAAGGTCAACACCGGCAACCCGCGCACCTGGGCGGACCTCCAGACGCTCCGGCAGACCGCGAACCTGCTGTCGCTCGCCGCGTGGGGCACGCCGGGCAACAACCTCGGCACCGCCCTCGCGCACGCCAAAGTGCAGCTGCGCGCCGCGCAGCCCGGCACCGGGAACGCGCAGCGGCAGGACGAACTGCTCGCCCGCGAGTTCGCGAACGACGTCACGTACAGCGCCCGCGTCCGCGCGGCCCTGCGCGCCGCCATCCCCGAAGCGCAGCTCGGCAGCGCCGCCGCGCAGACGACCCTGCTGAACCTCGCGCGCGCGCAGTTCCCGCTGCGCATCGGGCGCACGTACACCCTGGAGGACGCGAGCCTCCCGTGGGGCCGCTCCTTCGAGTGGGACTTCGACCTGCAACCGCAGGAGTAA
- a CDS encoding carboxypeptidase-like regulatory domain-containing protein yields the protein MRRALLAALLCAGPGARGQALEVRTSTPAPAQTRAVTVGYEVRNPGADAQVFEPTLVLPSGWTMLVPPTNERVEGGQVRSGMFVVVPSGSVLAGTYAGVLRVAGGLEVPFPLVVARRPALGVVVADAPRASAGDYAARFMVTNEGNVAEDVRFGALSNLGALLDVQPSTARLAPGAQVEVVVRVTLPDAVATEQHAVQLTAKGAATASASAVTTVPTRRGVSGAATLPVRVEVSGGTGGVDGRVTGAGTLPGGLKFRVQLDRRTPLVAVEGSRWVGSAGVLAVGRVPGNAVTVPGVKLTYRGDAWAVDGAVGWRAAERAGVLLGVAAQASPAPGVRLMADARWQAGALAWAADAQWARPLRGGAWQLQATASGEPSGVMNVRAAGQVHAAAVGAHAEYAASIEPGGMVWDARVDGTWTPGAWAFGVGAHAGTTRLRPWPELEVNASGAYRWAGGAALKVASVARTRFGVQPPDVEARVTLDVPGAVRVRHELLWASASGSVAYNATAQMSAWGGALGVRGGVSASPAAEPQVRVGASWAGPVTSRLTVKAAVGTERLGVAPWTLDAQGEYRFTPSSTVGLSSSFALGGEGVRLNSLRVTYRTSLSVPLPDRSAARVSGRVLDEAGAPVAGLRVVLGARSAVTDARGVYTFEGVPAGTQVIAVDLAALGVERVAFPGLGTPLVVQPGAVATRDFLVMRAATITGVVRAPDGTPVRGLLLELTDETGSVTRTFSGAQGTFAFRGLVPGPYRLRGVPESLGGGPFDVTLPSPTLEVPSGATVPVAVTVTAVERQIQLQDGGTLTPLTPPTGP from the coding sequence GTGCGCCGCGCGCTCCTGGCGGCGCTGTTGTGCGCGGGGCCGGGCGCGCGCGGGCAGGCGCTGGAGGTGCGGACGTCCACGCCCGCACCTGCGCAGACGCGAGCGGTGACGGTCGGGTACGAGGTCCGCAATCCTGGCGCGGACGCGCAGGTGTTCGAGCCGACGCTGGTGCTGCCGTCAGGGTGGACGATGCTGGTGCCGCCCACCAATGAGCGCGTGGAGGGCGGTCAGGTACGTTCGGGAATGTTCGTGGTGGTGCCGTCCGGGTCGGTGCTGGCGGGGACGTACGCGGGGGTGCTGCGGGTGGCGGGCGGGCTGGAGGTGCCGTTTCCGCTGGTGGTGGCGCGTCGACCGGCACTCGGAGTCGTGGTGGCGGACGCGCCACGCGCGAGTGCCGGCGATTACGCGGCGCGGTTCATGGTGACGAACGAGGGGAACGTCGCGGAGGACGTGCGGTTCGGGGCGCTCAGCAACCTGGGAGCTCTGCTGGACGTTCAGCCGTCGACAGCGCGACTCGCGCCGGGCGCGCAGGTGGAGGTGGTGGTGCGCGTGACCCTTCCGGACGCCGTGGCGACCGAGCAGCACGCCGTGCAGTTGACCGCGAAGGGTGCGGCTACGGCGTCGGCGAGCGCGGTGACGACCGTGCCGACGCGGCGTGGCGTGTCGGGCGCGGCGACGTTGCCGGTGCGGGTGGAGGTGAGCGGGGGGACGGGGGGCGTGGATGGGCGCGTGACGGGGGCGGGGACCCTGCCGGGCGGCCTGAAGTTCCGCGTGCAGCTGGATCGCCGGACGCCGCTGGTGGCCGTGGAGGGTTCGCGGTGGGTGGGCAGCGCGGGCGTACTGGCGGTGGGGCGCGTGCCGGGGAACGCGGTGACCGTTCCGGGCGTGAAGCTCACGTACCGCGGGGATGCCTGGGCGGTGGACGGCGCGGTGGGGTGGCGCGCGGCGGAGCGGGCGGGCGTGTTGTTGGGAGTGGCTGCGCAGGCGTCCCCTGCGCCTGGGGTGCGCCTGATGGCGGACGCGCGCTGGCAGGCGGGCGCGCTTGCGTGGGCGGCGGACGCGCAGTGGGCGAGGCCGCTGCGCGGTGGGGCGTGGCAGCTTCAGGCAACCGCGTCGGGTGAGCCTTCGGGCGTGATGAATGTCCGGGCGGCGGGGCAGGTGCACGCGGCTGCGGTGGGCGCGCACGCGGAGTACGCGGCGAGCATCGAGCCGGGTGGGATGGTGTGGGACGCGCGGGTGGACGGCACCTGGACGCCGGGGGCGTGGGCGTTCGGGGTGGGAGCGCATGCGGGCACGACGCGGCTGCGGCCCTGGCCGGAGCTGGAGGTGAACGCGAGCGGCGCGTACCGCTGGGCGGGCGGTGCAGCGTTGAAGGTGGCGTCCGTGGCGCGCACGCGCTTCGGGGTGCAGCCGCCGGACGTGGAGGCGCGCGTCACATTGGACGTGCCGGGTGCGGTGCGGGTCCGGCATGAGCTGTTGTGGGCGTCCGCGTCGGGCAGCGTGGCGTATAACGCGACGGCGCAGATGAGTGCCTGGGGGGGAGCGCTGGGGGTACGGGGCGGCGTGTCGGCGTCGCCCGCGGCGGAACCGCAGGTTCGTGTGGGGGCGTCGTGGGCGGGGCCGGTGACGTCCCGACTGACGGTGAAGGCCGCGGTGGGTACGGAGCGCCTGGGGGTGGCGCCGTGGACGCTGGACGCGCAGGGTGAGTACCGGTTTACGCCGTCCAGCACGGTGGGGTTGAGTTCGTCGTTTGCGCTGGGTGGGGAGGGCGTGCGCCTGAACTCGCTGCGTGTGACGTACCGGACGTCCCTGAGCGTGCCGCTGCCGGACCGGAGCGCGGCGCGGGTGTCGGGGCGCGTTCTGGATGAGGCGGGCGCGCCGGTAGCGGGCCTGCGGGTAGTGTTGGGCGCGCGCAGCGCCGTGACGGACGCGCGTGGCGTGTACACCTTCGAGGGCGTTCCGGCGGGGACGCAGGTGATCGCGGTGGACTTGGCGGCGTTGGGGGTCGAGCGGGTGGCGTTTCCGGGCCTGGGGACGCCCTTGGTGGTGCAGCCGGGGGCCGTGGCCACGCGGGATTTCCTGGTGATGCGCGCCGCGACGATCACGGGAGTGGTGCGCGCGCCCGATGGGACGCCGGTGCGGGGGCTGCTGCTGGAGTTGACGGACGAGACCGGGAGTGTCACGCGGACCTTCTCGGGCGCGCAGGGGACGTTCGCGTTCCGTGGGCTGGTGCCGGGGCCGTATCGCCTGCGGGGTGTGCCGGAGTCGTTGGGTGGCGGGCCGTTCGATGTGACGCTGCCCTCCCCCACCCTGGAGGTGCCCTCCGGGGCGACGGTGCCCGTGGCGGTGACGGTCACGGCGGTCGAGCGGCAGATTCAGCTGCAGGACGGCGGGACGCTCACGCCGCTGACGCCCCCGACGGGACCCTGA
- a CDS encoding winged helix-turn-helix transcriptional regulator: MESQQAPAAPHASTPEVDQLVREVIARIADKWTMIILETLTEHGTLRFTQLGDLVGDISQKMLTKTLRQMEYDGIVCRTVHPVVPPKVEYHLTDLGLSLSEALCGVWLWAERHHDAVMRARAAFRTPPSP; the protein is encoded by the coding sequence ATGGAAAGTCAGCAGGCGCCCGCCGCGCCGCACGCCTCCACCCCAGAGGTGGACCAGCTCGTCCGCGAAGTCATCGCGCGCATCGCCGACAAATGGACCATGATCATCCTCGAGACCCTTACCGAACACGGCACCCTGCGCTTCACGCAACTCGGGGACCTCGTCGGCGACATCAGCCAGAAGATGCTCACCAAAACCCTCCGGCAGATGGAATACGACGGCATCGTCTGCCGCACCGTCCACCCCGTCGTCCCACCGAAAGTCGAATACCACCTCACCGACCTCGGCCTGAGCCTCAGCGAGGCCCTGTGCGGCGTGTGGCTCTGGGCGGAACGCCACCACGACGCCGTCATGCGCGCCCGCGCCGCCTTCCGGACCCCCCCGTCACCCTGA
- a CDS encoding glucodextranase DOMON-like domain-containing protein — protein sequence MLLSAVMAALISLPDATGDARGDGAYVLPRVPAITEDSVDLRSFRAENAGGKLRLTVTLGALQNPYGAPLGFSSAAVDVFIKTRVGGAQTLSGTGFQAPAGDGWQYHYRVDGWGARVWFVPDGQREPVERQVRTNVRLSGSSVVLDTTIPAGKYSYWVTSSVYSPFTRDGTLAPTLSGADASLHAPRAGMPSPVDVIANGEQAQAYVTHVLAPQGEVRDRRSVALLALAGVALLLGLFASFRAWRKN from the coding sequence GTGTTGCTTTCCGCCGTCATGGCCGCCCTGATTTCCCTTCCTGACGCGACTGGTGACGCGCGCGGCGACGGTGCGTACGTCCTGCCGCGCGTGCCGGCCATCACGGAGGACAGCGTGGATTTGCGGTCGTTCCGCGCGGAGAACGCGGGCGGGAAGTTAAGGCTCACGGTGACGCTCGGGGCGCTGCAGAATCCGTACGGGGCGCCGTTGGGGTTCAGTAGCGCGGCGGTGGACGTGTTCATCAAGACGCGGGTGGGGGGCGCTCAGACGCTGAGTGGCACGGGCTTCCAGGCGCCGGCCGGGGACGGCTGGCAGTACCACTACCGCGTGGACGGCTGGGGCGCGCGCGTGTGGTTCGTGCCGGACGGGCAGCGTGAGCCGGTGGAGCGCCAGGTGCGGACGAACGTGCGCCTGAGCGGGTCGAGCGTGGTGCTGGATACGACCATTCCGGCGGGGAAGTACTCGTACTGGGTGACGAGCAGCGTGTATTCGCCGTTCACGCGGGATGGGACGCTCGCGCCGACGCTGAGTGGCGCGGACGCGAGCCTGCATGCGCCGCGGGCGGGCATGCCGTCGCCGGTGGACGTGATCGCGAATGGCGAGCAGGCGCAGGCGTACGTGACGCACGTGCTGGCGCCGCAGGGGGAGGTGCGGGATCGGCGTTCGGTGGCGCTGCTCGCGCTGGCGGGCGTGGCGTTGCTGCTGGGGTTGTTCGCGAGTTTCCGCGCGTGGCGCAAGAACTGA
- a CDS encoding DMT family transporter, whose translation MRQDALTGAALVLTAAVLWGLLGIFGKAIQASGLSAPEVAFWRATLGGGLFAAHALATRAAMPRGRDAWVTVAFGLLGVSVFYASGQLAVRYGGASLASVLLYTAPAFVALGAWALWRERPGAREAGAVAGTLAGIALISLGGGQGVHASGAALGWGLLSGLTYSLYYLYGKVFFARYAPAALYALALPVGAVGLVPFVQFAPKSPGTWGLLVALAALSTYLAYTAYSAGLRRLPATQASVIASIEPVVAALLAAVVFAERLSAAAIVGAALVVGSALLLSLPKRAQATPPAAP comes from the coding sequence ATGCGACAGGACGCGCTCACGGGCGCAGCGTTGGTGTTGACGGCGGCGGTGCTGTGGGGCCTGCTGGGCATTTTCGGGAAGGCCATTCAGGCGAGCGGGCTCAGCGCGCCGGAAGTGGCCTTCTGGCGCGCCACGCTCGGCGGAGGCCTATTTGCCGCGCACGCCCTTGCAACGCGCGCGGCCATGCCGCGCGGGCGGGACGCGTGGGTGACGGTCGCGTTCGGGCTGCTGGGCGTGAGCGTCTTCTACGCCTCCGGGCAGCTGGCCGTGCGGTACGGCGGCGCGAGCCTCGCGTCGGTGCTGCTGTACACCGCGCCGGCGTTCGTGGCGCTGGGTGCGTGGGCGCTGTGGCGCGAGCGTCCGGGCGCGCGCGAGGCGGGCGCGGTGGCGGGCACGCTGGCGGGCATCGCGCTGATCAGCCTGGGTGGCGGGCAGGGCGTGCACGCCAGCGGCGCCGCGCTCGGCTGGGGGTTGCTGAGCGGCTTGACGTACAGCCTCTACTACCTGTACGGGAAGGTGTTCTTCGCGAGGTACGCGCCCGCCGCGCTCTACGCGCTGGCCCTCCCGGTGGGCGCGGTGGGCCTCGTGCCGTTCGTGCAGTTCGCACCGAAATCGCCGGGCACGTGGGGGCTGCTGGTGGCGCTCGCGGCGCTCAGCACATACCTGGCGTACACGGCGTACAGCGCCGGCCTGCGCCGCCTGCCGGCGACGCAGGCGAGTGTGATCGCGAGCATCGAGCCAGTCGTGGCGGCGCTGCTCGCGGCGGTGGTGTTCGCGGAGCGGCTGTCAGCGGCGGCCATTGTGGGCGCGGCCCTGGTGGTGGGGAGCGCGCTGCTGCTGAGCCTCCCGAAGCGGGCGCAGGCGACGCCGCCGGCCGCGCCCTAG